Genomic DNA from Actinomycetes bacterium:
AGTCCTGCCAGACAAGGCTCGGGCTAAAGCTCGCTGTACCGCGGCTTCGCTGTCACTGTCGAGGTGCGCGGTAGCTTCGTCCAAGACCACCAACTGCGGCTGTTTCAGCAACAGTCGGGCAATGGCCAACCGCTGCTTTTCGCCGCCCGACAGCCGATGACCGCGGTCCCCCACCATCGTGTCCATCCCGTCCGGCAGCGAACGAATCAGTTCAGCGATTCGGGCATCTTCACAGGCAGCCCACACCTCGTCGATATTCGCCGATGGGTTGGCATAACGCAGGTTGGCAAGAATGGTGTCGTGGAATAAGTGGGCATCTTGAGTTACAACGCCGACCGCGTCGTGGACAGATTGCTGGGTCATCTCCCGCAGATCGTGTCCGCCGATTGTCACCGCACCTGCGTCTGGGTCATAGAGCCGGGACACCAAGGCGGTGATGGTGGTCTTACCCGCACCGGACGGTCCCACCAACGCAGTCATAGTTCCCGGCGCTACGGTGAAGTCGATCTCGTGGAGTGCTGGTGCCGTTGCACTCGCCTCTTTCGTGGAGCGTGCGACCCCCTCCAGCGAGGCCAATGACACTTCGCTGGCTCGTGGATAGGTAAAACCGACGTCTCGGAACTCTAACCGGGCCTCGATGCCGGCGGGTAGCGGTCGCGCATCAGGCTCGTCTGCGACGAGGGGTTTAAGATCCAGTACCTCGAAGACCCGATCAAACGAGACCAGCGCGGTCATGACGTCCACCCGGACATTAGACAGCGCGGTCAGCGGACCATAGAGCTGCGCTAATAGGGCAACGATGGCGAGCAAAGTTCCCAACGTGATGGTTTCGCCGATGACAAGATTGCCGCCGACGCCGTAGGCGATCGCAGTGGCTAGCGCCGCTACCAACGTCAGTGCGGTGAAGAAGTAGCGGTTCGCCATCGCAATCCGGACTCCCAGATCCCGAACGCCGGCGGCCTTGCCCTGATACAGCTCATCCTCTTCTTGCGGGCGCCCATAGAGTTTCACCAACAGGGCGCCAGCGACGTTGAATCGCTCCGTCATCTGCGCACTCAGATCAGCGTTGAGTTGCATTTGTTCTCGGGTGAGCACTTGCAGACGGCGACCCAGCCACCGGGCGGGTAACAGGAAGAGTGGCACCAGCACCAACGCGAGCACGGTGATCTGCCAACTCAGGATCAACATCGTGACTAGCACGACGACCACCGAGATCAGATTGCCGACCACACCGCTGAGGGTGGAGGTGAAAGCTTGCTGGGCCCCGATGACATCGGAGTTCAATCGGGACACCAACGCGCCCGTCTGGGCCCGGGTGAAGAACGCCAACGACTGTCGTTGCACGTGATCGAATACCTCGGCACGCAGGTTGAAGATCAGACCTTCACCGATTCGCGCCGACAGATAGCGGCCGTACAGTCCAATGCCGGCATCGATGATGGCCACCACTCCGACAGCGATCGCGGTGAAGCTGACGATGCTCGCGTTTCCCGGGGTGATGCCATCATCCACAATCCTGCGAAAGAGTAGCGGCTGCGCCACGGTGAGCAGTGAGCCGATGACTAGCGTGATGAGGAACAGCACCACTAGCGGTCGAAACGGCCGGCCATACCGAAGCACTCGCCGCCACAGGTCTCGTGGCAAAGTTTCGTTCAATACCCCACGGTCGCGCGAATAGGAACGCCAAGCGGTCAAACGGCTGCCGCCCATAGGGCCCATGCTCATATGGCACTCCTTCTTCGGCTAGCGCTGCTACTTCTGCGGGTGCTCTCGCGGCCCAAACTGATTACCCCCTGGATATTGTGACTACGATCCCGCCGCTGCCGCCAGTTCGGCAAGCGTGCGCAGTCGCCGGATCTGGGTGAGCCGCTCCATATCGCGCTGCTCTCGGGGCGAACGGATCTCGGCTGCTCGCAGCAGCGACTTCATGTCCCGAGCAGTGCCGGGTACCGCGCCGGCCAGGCCAGCAGCCAACTCATCCCCCGCTGCAGCTAGTTCAGCCACCGGTCGAACGTCCACCGCCAAGCCGAGATTGCGTACCTCCTCGGCGACGACCCAGCGGGTAGTGAGACAAATATCCATGGCCCGCTGATAACCAACCGTGCGAGTCAACCGAGATGTTCCAGTCAAATCCGGCACCAGACCGTAGGACGCCTCGCGCATGCTGAATTGTGCGTCATCAGCGCACAGAATCAGATCACAGGCGAGTGCCAACTGAAATCCAGCCCCGACGGCGTGCCCCTGCACGAGCGCGATACTGACAAAGGGACCATCGGTGAACACGGAGAAACCGTGCTGATACTGCGCGATGACGGCATCGATCTCAGCATCGGGTGCCGCTGTCAGTTCCACCAGCGACCCCTCCCCCGGAATCCCCTCGGGAGTGAACATTCGACGATCCAGGCCGGCGGAGAAAGAGGGGCCTTCCGCCGCAAGGAGCACGACGTCAATACCCGTCTCAGCGGCGAACTCCCCCGCCTGGGCTAACCGACGCCATAGCGCTGGGGTTTGCGCGTTGCGATTGTCCGGGGAACACAAGGTAATCCGCATTACGCGGTCACTAGTTTCTACCCGGACTCCGTCAGCGATCTGTGGCAGTTCATCCATAACGGCCATTCTGCCCTAGCGCTTGCCCGTTGCCTTCCCCCTGGTCGCGCCACCGCGGCCACGCAGTTTGACACCGCTGTCACTGAGCAACCGATGGATGAAGCCGTAGGAGCGACCGGTTTCATTCGCAAGTTCACGAATACTGGCGCCAGCCTGGTACTGCTTCTTCAAATCCTTCGCCAATTTGTCTCGATCAGATCCGGTAATTCGTTTACCTTTGGCGAGTGTCGGCACGGGTCCTCCCTGATCTGCTGAGCGACGTCGGGCTCTTCTGTCACAGGATGCTGTAATGGTGCCCGCGATGCGCGGCGAGCGCCCGGTTCCCCCATTTAGGCCAGCGCAACCAGGTCGGCGTAGTCCGCTCCCCAGTGATCCTCAACACCATCGGGCAGCAGCAATACCCGCTCTGGATTCAGCGCAGTCACCGCTCCCTCGTCGTGGCTGACCAACACCACTGCCCCCTGATAGTCCCGCAGCGCCGCCAAGATTTCCTCGCGACTAGCCGGATCTAGGTTGTTGGTGGGCTCGTCCAGCAACAAAACGTTCGCTCCCGACACCACCAGCATCGCCAGCGCGAGCCGGGTCTTCTCCCCACCGGACAACACTCCTGCCAGTTTTTCGACGTCGTCACCACTGAATAGGAAAGACCCCAAAACATCTCGCGCCTGCTGTTCGCCAATGTCGGCGGCACCAGCCATCATGTTCGCCAGCACGGTGGCTGAGGTGTCTAGTTGCTCATGCTCCTGGGCGTAGTAGCCGATTCGCAGTCCGTGACCGGGTTCTACTTGACCGGTGTCGGGGGGATCTTCGCCGGCGAGGATCCGCAGCAATGTGGTCTTGCCGGCGCCGTTGAGGCCGAGGATCACGACCCGCGAGCCGCGATCAATGGCCAAGTCAACGTCGGTGAATACCTCCAGCGATCCGTAGTTCTTGCTCAACTCGGCCGCCGTTAACGGAACCCGGCCACAGGGCGCTGGCTTGGGCAGTCGCAGTCGGGCAACCCGATCAGCCTGCCGCACCTCGATGCTATCCATGAGTCGATCCGCTCGTCGCAGCATCACCTGCGCTGCGCGAGCCTTGGTGGCTTTGGCCCGCATCCGTTCTGCTTGGTCACGCAGCGCGGTGGCCTGCCGTTCCGAGTTGGCTTGTTCTCGTCGCCGACGCCGTTCGTCGAGCTCCCGCTGTTTCAGATAGCGTTCCCAGCCGGTGTTGTAGATGTCTAGTACGCCGCGGGTGGCGTCCAGATGAAAAACTCGATTGACCGTGGCTGAGAGTAGTTCGACGTCGTGACTGATGACCACTACCGAGCCTTCGAAGCCCGCCAGAAACTGCCGCAGCCAGGTGACGGAATCCGCATCTAGGTGGTTTGTGGGTTCGTCCAGTAGCAGGGTGGGAGCCTCGGCAAACAGGATCCGGGCCAGTTCCACCCGACGACGCTGTCCGCCGGACAGGGTGTGTAGCGACTGTTCTAGCACCCGCTCCGGTAAGGCGAGATTGCTGGCGATGGCGTC
This window encodes:
- a CDS encoding transcriptional regulator, with the translated sequence MPTLAKGKRITGSDRDKLAKDLKKQYQAGASIRELANETGRSYGFIHRLLSDSGVKLRGRGGATRGKATGKR
- a CDS encoding ATP-binding cassette domain-containing protein, which encodes MITVKDLELRAGARLLLGEAGFQVGSGDKVGLVGRNGAGKTTLTRVMAGEAEPAAGLVQRSGDIGYLPQDPRSPDMDQTAQHRILSARGIHEARERMERASRRMASADDETRDKAMRRYGNAEEEFIRLGGYAATARADAIASNLALPERVLEQSLHTLSGGQRRRVELARILFAEAPTLLLDEPTNHLDADSVTWLRQFLAGFEGSVVVISHDVELLSATVNRVFHLDATRGVLDIYNTGWERYLKQRELDERRRRREQANSERQATALRDQAERMRAKATKARAAQVMLRRADRLMDSIEVRQADRVARLRLPKPAPCGRVPLTAAELSKNYGSLEVFTDVDLAIDRGSRVVILGLNGAGKTTLLRILAGEDPPDTGQVEPGHGLRIGYYAQEHEQLDTSATVLANMMAGAADIGEQQARDVLGSFLFSGDDVEKLAGVLSGGEKTRLALAMLVVSGANVLLLDEPTNNLDPASREEILAALRDYQGAVVLVSHDEGAVTALNPERVLLLPDGVEDHWGADYADLVALA
- a CDS encoding ABC transporter ATP-binding protein/permease: MGPMGGSRLTAWRSYSRDRGVLNETLPRDLWRRVLRYGRPFRPLVVLFLITLVIGSLLTVAQPLLFRRIVDDGITPGNASIVSFTAIAVGVVAIIDAGIGLYGRYLSARIGEGLIFNLRAEVFDHVQRQSLAFFTRAQTGALVSRLNSDVIGAQQAFTSTLSGVVGNLISVVVVLVTMLILSWQITVLALVLVPLFLLPARWLGRRLQVLTREQMQLNADLSAQMTERFNVAGALLVKLYGRPQEEDELYQGKAAGVRDLGVRIAMANRYFFTALTLVAALATAIAYGVGGNLVIGETITLGTLLAIVALLAQLYGPLTALSNVRVDVMTALVSFDRVFEVLDLKPLVADEPDARPLPAGIEARLEFRDVGFTYPRASEVSLASLEGVARSTKEASATAPALHEIDFTVAPGTMTALVGPSGAGKTTITALVSRLYDPDAGAVTIGGHDLREMTQQSVHDAVGVVTQDAHLFHDTILANLRYANPSANIDEVWAACEDARIAELIRSLPDGMDTMVGDRGHRLSGGEKQRLAIARLLLKQPQLVVLDEATAHLDSDSEAAVQRALARALSGRTSLVIAHRLSTIREADEILVVDSGRIVERGSHADLLAAGGLYAELYRTQFSQPD
- a CDS encoding enoyl-CoA hydratase/isomerase family protein, whose product is MAVMDELPQIADGVRVETSDRVMRITLCSPDNRNAQTPALWRRLAQAGEFAAETGIDVVLLAAEGPSFSAGLDRRMFTPEGIPGEGSLVELTAAPDAEIDAVIAQYQHGFSVFTDGPFVSIALVQGHAVGAGFQLALACDLILCADDAQFSMREASYGLVPDLTGTSRLTRTVGYQRAMDICLTTRWVVAEEVRNLGLAVDVRPVAELAAAGDELAAGLAGAVPGTARDMKSLLRAAEIRSPREQRDMERLTQIRRLRTLAELAAAAGS